A window from Streptomyces griseiscabiei encodes these proteins:
- a CDS encoding M1 family metallopeptidase yields MVSCPHRIADVSRSARAVPAALLTVALALTLTSCTDGGGEAGRTKGSAGLRDPYFPRLGNGGYDVTHYALTLGHDPGAHTPVRATAVVTARATRDLGSFNLDFRGMRVDSVAVDGVAARWKRAGQELTVTPEQGLDDGEMFRTTVRYSGTPVTITDPDGSREGWLPTADGVLALGEPTGSMAWFPGNHHPSDKAAYDITVTVPEGLRVVSNGELRSEHTRDGRTTFSWHTAEPMASYAATLAIGEFEIRRSTVGGRGRLPVYVAVDPSQAEESRAVLGRIPEVVRWAEGRFGPYPFSSTGAIVDRPEDVAYALETQNRPVFPGAPGLSLLVHELAHQWYGDSVTPRSWRDMWLNEGFATYAEWLWEEDHGGDSAQETFDALYEGDYFPDAASNKAVWDFPPARPPSAARISDSPVYERGAMVLHKVREAVGDDTFFELIRGWATAHRHGNADTADFTAYVEKFAAGSARKAAREADLTPVWEDWLYGKGKPPRP; encoded by the coding sequence ATGGTGTCATGTCCTCATAGGATCGCCGACGTGTCCCGATCCGCACGGGCCGTACCGGCCGCCCTCCTCACCGTCGCGCTGGCCCTCACGCTCACGTCGTGCACCGACGGCGGCGGCGAGGCCGGGAGGACCAAGGGCTCCGCCGGTCTCCGCGACCCGTACTTCCCCCGCCTCGGCAACGGCGGGTACGACGTCACCCACTACGCCCTCACCCTCGGCCATGACCCCGGCGCGCACACCCCCGTGCGGGCCACCGCCGTCGTCACCGCGCGGGCGACCCGGGACCTCGGCTCCTTCAACCTCGACTTCCGGGGCATGCGCGTCGACTCGGTCGCCGTCGACGGCGTCGCGGCGCGCTGGAAGCGGGCCGGACAGGAGCTGACCGTCACGCCCGAACAGGGGCTCGACGACGGCGAGATGTTCCGGACGACCGTGCGCTACTCGGGCACCCCCGTGACGATCACCGACCCGGACGGCTCCCGGGAGGGCTGGCTGCCGACCGCCGACGGTGTCCTCGCGCTCGGCGAACCCACGGGCTCGATGGCCTGGTTCCCCGGCAACCACCACCCCTCCGACAAGGCGGCGTACGACATCACGGTCACCGTCCCCGAGGGCCTGCGAGTGGTCTCCAACGGCGAGTTGAGGAGCGAGCACACCCGCGACGGCCGTACGACCTTCTCCTGGCACACCGCCGAACCCATGGCGAGCTATGCGGCCACGCTCGCGATCGGCGAGTTCGAGATCCGCCGCTCGACGGTCGGCGGCCGGGGGCGGCTTCCCGTGTACGTCGCGGTCGATCCCTCCCAGGCCGAGGAGAGCCGGGCCGTGCTGGGGCGCATCCCCGAGGTCGTCCGGTGGGCGGAGGGGCGCTTCGGTCCGTACCCCTTCTCCTCCACCGGCGCGATCGTCGACCGCCCGGAGGACGTCGCATACGCCCTGGAGACGCAGAACCGCCCCGTCTTCCCCGGTGCCCCCGGCCTCTCGCTGCTCGTCCATGAACTGGCCCACCAGTGGTACGGCGACTCCGTCACCCCGAGGAGCTGGCGGGACATGTGGCTCAACGAGGGGTTCGCGACGTACGCCGAGTGGCTGTGGGAGGAGGACCACGGCGGTGACAGCGCCCAGGAGACCTTCGACGCGCTGTACGAGGGCGACTACTTCCCGGACGCCGCTTCGAACAAGGCCGTCTGGGACTTCCCGCCCGCGCGGCCTCCGAGCGCGGCGCGGATCTCCGACAGCCCGGTGTACGAACGCGGTGCGATGGTCCTGCACAAGGTCCGGGAGGCCGTCGGCGACGACACCTTCTTCGAGCTGATCCGGGGCTGGGCGACCGCACACCGCCACGGCAACGCGGACACGGCCGACTTCACGGCGTACGTGGAGAAGTTCGCGGCGGGGTCCGCGCGGAAGGCGGCCCGGGAGGCGGACCTGACGCCGGTCTGGGAGGACTGGCTGTACGGGAAGGGGAAGCCGCCGCGGCCGTGA
- a CDS encoding TerD family protein, which produces MAVSLSKGGNVSLTKEAPGLTAVTVGLGWDVRTTTGTDFDLDASAIAVNPQGKVYSDGHFVFFNNKQTPDQTIVHTGDNRTGEGAGDDEAINVNLAGLPADVDKIVFPVSIYDAENRSQNFGQVRNAYIRIVNQAGGAEIARYDLSEDAATETAMVFGELYRNGAEWKFRAVGQGYASGLVGIAQDFGVSV; this is translated from the coding sequence ATGGCTGTAAGCCTGTCCAAGGGTGGCAACGTCTCGCTCACCAAGGAGGCTCCGGGCCTGACCGCCGTCACCGTGGGCCTCGGCTGGGACGTCCGCACCACCACCGGCACGGACTTCGACCTCGACGCCTCGGCGATCGCGGTCAACCCGCAGGGCAAGGTCTACTCGGACGGCCACTTCGTCTTCTTCAACAACAAGCAGACCCCGGACCAGACGATCGTCCACACGGGCGACAACCGCACGGGCGAGGGCGCGGGCGACGACGAGGCGATCAACGTCAACCTCGCGGGCCTCCCCGCCGACGTCGACAAGATCGTCTTCCCGGTCTCCATCTACGACGCGGAGAACCGCTCGCAGAACTTCGGCCAGGTCCGCAACGCCTACATCCGCATCGTCAACCAGGCCGGCGGCGCCGAGATCGCCCGCTACGACCTCTCCGAGGACGCCGCCACCGAGACCGCCATGGTCTTCGGCGAGCTGTACCGCAACGGCGCCGAGTGGAAGTTCCGCGCGGTCGGCCAGGGCTACGCCTCGGGCCTCGTCGGCATCGCCCAGGACTTCGGCGTCAGCGTCTGA
- the arfB gene encoding alternative ribosome rescue aminoacyl-tRNA hydrolase ArfB, with the protein MSGPHVIRGSVSLPEAELMWRFSRSSGPGGQHVNTSDSQVELRFDLANTEALPEVWKARALERLAGRLVDGVVTVRASEHRSQWRNRETAAVRLAALLAEATAPPPKPRRATRIPRGINERRLREKKQRSDTKRGRSGRDWG; encoded by the coding sequence ATGTCCGGTCCTCACGTCATCCGTGGCTCCGTCTCGCTTCCCGAGGCCGAGCTGATGTGGCGTTTCTCCCGGTCCTCCGGTCCCGGCGGACAGCACGTCAACACCAGTGACTCCCAGGTCGAGCTGCGGTTCGACCTCGCGAACACCGAGGCGCTGCCCGAGGTGTGGAAGGCGCGGGCGCTGGAGCGGCTCGCGGGGCGGCTCGTGGACGGGGTCGTGACGGTGCGGGCCTCCGAGCACCGGTCGCAGTGGCGCAACCGCGAGACCGCGGCGGTGCGGCTGGCCGCGCTGCTGGCGGAGGCGACGGCGCCGCCGCCGAAGCCGCGGCGGGCGACGCGGATTCCCCGGGGGATCAACGAGCGGCGGCTGCGGGAGAAGAAGCAGCGGTCCGACACGAAGCGGGGGAGGTCGGGGCGGGACTGGGGGTGA
- a CDS encoding flavin reductase family protein, which translates to MSEDEFRAAMARLAAGVVLVTAHEAALDPEGPRGEDVGMTATSFMSVSLDPPLVMVGLREGSRMDDLLAEQPLWAVSVLGEQQRTVASRFAMKNRVSDRLLFADLPHTRGEASGALLITGALATLECRTEQRVTAGDHTLVIGRVLTSTSPGTDGSPLTYFRGRYRQLAP; encoded by the coding sequence GTGAGTGAAGACGAGTTCCGTGCCGCGATGGCCCGGCTGGCGGCCGGTGTGGTCCTGGTGACCGCGCACGAGGCGGCGCTGGATCCGGAGGGGCCGCGCGGCGAGGACGTCGGTATGACCGCGACGTCCTTCATGTCCGTGTCCCTCGACCCGCCCCTCGTCATGGTCGGCCTCCGCGAGGGCTCCCGCATGGACGACCTGCTCGCCGAGCAGCCCCTGTGGGCCGTCTCGGTGCTCGGCGAACAGCAGCGCACGGTGGCGTCCCGCTTCGCCATGAAGAACCGCGTGAGCGACCGTCTCCTCTTCGCCGACCTCCCCCACACGCGCGGCGAAGCCAGCGGCGCCCTCCTGATCACCGGCGCCCTGGCCACCCTCGAATGCCGCACCGAGCAACGCGTCACCGCGGGCGACCACACCCTGGTCATCGGCCGGGTCCTGACATCGACGTCCCCGGGCACGGACGGATCCCCGCTGACCTACTTCCGGGGCCGCTACCGGCAGTTGGCCCCGTAA
- the cdgB gene encoding diguanylate cyclase CdgB — protein sequence METESEPYVRLGTLKQLHQVMADMNTARSLADTLQTVADGVVNGLGYELACVNLVRPDGDLVVAALAGNSAAEALISGRVGSRASWDRRLSMGEAWGDLRFIPHTEGWVLDEDDVPQWYTDGPAPRFEDEWHPSDRLFAPMYTPGAGGTSCGELLGVVSVDRPRNGRRPGAWGREALTMYAFQAAIAISNARLRANMQRALVRLEREQQALRASEESFRQAFEYAPSGMAIAEMGGDQHGRILRTNDALCRLLGRPASAMRRYAFSDLVHPEDIGTLLRTSAEGGRAELRLGRRDGTYVWVSLRNSVVADAADGPRFLLTHVEDIEERKRRELQLAHRASHDALTGLPNSAELRSRLSARLCQRPHSLPAAGAADSMHVADSMNAAFGQFGEHGEFGGAEPPPRLPHPSFDEYEAAGHGGHAFDFHAAGGPFDAFDHHVHTVAPEDERDDGTKGLAVLFCDLDGFKSINDRFGHNAGDAVLIEVARRLSRGVRDGDTVARLGGDEFVVLADGLGRADAQDLAVRLRNEIIQPIRVDGRAMRVGASFGIGWAHCGMTADEVLKSADERMYVEKRSRPRQHRRAG from the coding sequence ATGGAGACCGAGTCGGAGCCCTACGTCCGTCTGGGGACGCTGAAGCAGCTGCACCAGGTCATGGCCGACATGAACACCGCGCGCAGCCTGGCCGACACGTTGCAGACCGTCGCCGACGGTGTGGTCAACGGCCTGGGCTACGAACTGGCCTGTGTGAACCTCGTCCGCCCCGACGGCGACCTGGTCGTCGCCGCCCTCGCGGGGAACAGCGCCGCCGAGGCCCTCATCTCCGGCCGCGTCGGCTCCCGCGCCTCCTGGGACCGCCGGCTGAGCATGGGCGAGGCCTGGGGCGACCTGCGGTTCATACCCCACACCGAGGGCTGGGTGCTCGACGAGGACGACGTCCCCCAGTGGTACACCGACGGCCCCGCGCCCCGCTTCGAGGACGAGTGGCACCCCTCCGACCGGCTCTTCGCGCCGATGTACACCCCGGGCGCCGGCGGCACCTCCTGCGGTGAGCTGCTCGGCGTCGTCTCGGTGGACCGGCCGCGAAACGGTCGGCGACCCGGCGCGTGGGGACGCGAGGCGCTCACGATGTACGCCTTCCAGGCCGCGATCGCGATCAGCAACGCTCGGCTGCGCGCCAACATGCAGCGTGCACTGGTCAGGCTCGAAAGGGAGCAGCAGGCGCTGCGCGCCAGCGAGGAATCCTTCCGGCAGGCCTTCGAGTACGCCCCCTCCGGCATGGCCATCGCCGAGATGGGCGGCGACCAGCACGGCCGGATCCTGCGCACCAACGACGCGCTGTGCCGGCTGCTCGGCCGCCCCGCCTCCGCGATGCGCCGCTACGCCTTCTCCGATCTCGTCCACCCCGAGGACATAGGCACCCTGCTGCGCACCTCCGCCGAGGGCGGGCGCGCCGAGCTGCGGCTCGGGCGGCGCGACGGGACGTACGTCTGGGTGTCGCTGCGCAACAGCGTGGTCGCGGACGCCGCCGACGGGCCCCGCTTCCTGCTCACCCACGTCGAGGACATCGAGGAGCGCAAGCGGCGCGAACTGCAGCTCGCGCACCGCGCCTCGCACGACGCCCTCACCGGGCTGCCGAACTCCGCGGAGCTGCGCTCGCGTCTGTCGGCCCGGCTCTGCCAGCGCCCCCACTCCCTCCCGGCCGCGGGGGCGGCCGACTCCATGCATGTGGCCGACTCCATGAACGCGGCCTTCGGGCAGTTCGGGGAGCACGGGGAGTTCGGCGGCGCCGAGCCGCCGCCGCGGCTGCCGCACCCGTCGTTCGACGAGTACGAGGCCGCGGGGCACGGCGGGCACGCCTTCGACTTCCACGCGGCGGGCGGGCCGTTCGACGCCTTCGACCACCATGTGCACACCGTCGCGCCGGAGGACGAGCGGGACGACGGGACCAAGGGGCTCGCGGTGCTCTTCTGCGACCTCGACGGGTTCAAGTCGATCAACGACCGGTTCGGGCACAACGCGGGCGACGCCGTCCTCATCGAGGTGGCCCGCCGGCTCAGCCGGGGCGTGCGCGACGGCGACACGGTGGCCCGGCTCGGCGGTGACGAGTTCGTCGTCCTCGCCGACGGCCTCGGCCGCGCGGACGCCCAGGACCTCGCCGTACGCCTGCGCAACGAGATCATCCAGCCGATCCGGGTCGACGGTCGCGCGATGCGCGTCGGGGCCAGTTTCGGCATCGGATGGGCGCACTGCGGAATGACGGCGGACGAGGTGTTGAAATCAGCTGACGAGCGGATGTACGTCGAGAAACGATCTCGTCCCAGGCAGCACCGACGGGCCGGATGA
- a CDS encoding CBM35 domain-containing protein produces the protein MTPGNNGASTPEDDDPFGYLYEDGQARGAQPPSGSYGYPNAVNRVRPVGERQYGQQTQQAPQAATAQYGQVPQQGYGQPQGAPGQPNAHYQAPESFGGGGAPTTRQQGYGNGHGGGGGRGRGPNTKGLLIGAIAVVAAVVIGIGVAMLGGDDSDSASGDDTGSSTAPSAQESTDPSPTAEKSKDPKSTELPKAEAKTLLLGGSAVTASDIAGAKSDGGFYVTNFNSVGSSITWKMEDVPAGGKYTLYVIYGVPGKKADATLSINGTAQTRPLNLDNFAKAPEGDYEKGWTNTYASIQLNKGSNEVKISCEDGNSCDVNFDQLYLEKGWK, from the coding sequence ATGACGCCCGGCAACAACGGCGCGAGCACGCCCGAGGACGACGACCCGTTCGGCTACCTCTACGAGGACGGGCAGGCCCGAGGAGCCCAGCCGCCCAGCGGGAGCTACGGCTACCCCAACGCGGTCAACCGGGTCCGGCCGGTCGGCGAACGCCAGTACGGGCAGCAGACCCAGCAGGCTCCGCAGGCAGCCACCGCGCAGTACGGGCAGGTCCCGCAGCAGGGGTACGGCCAGCCGCAGGGCGCCCCCGGTCAGCCGAACGCGCACTACCAGGCCCCCGAGAGCTTCGGCGGCGGCGGTGCGCCGACGACCCGTCAGCAGGGCTACGGCAACGGCCACGGCGGGGGCGGCGGCCGCGGCCGGGGCCCCAACACCAAGGGCCTCCTCATCGGCGCGATCGCCGTGGTCGCCGCCGTGGTGATCGGCATCGGCGTCGCCATGCTCGGCGGCGACGACTCCGACAGCGCCTCCGGCGACGACACCGGTTCCTCCACGGCCCCCTCCGCCCAGGAGAGCACCGACCCCAGCCCGACCGCCGAAAAGTCCAAGGACCCGAAATCCACCGAACTCCCCAAGGCAGAGGCGAAGACCCTCCTGCTCGGCGGCTCGGCGGTCACCGCGTCCGACATCGCGGGCGCCAAGTCGGACGGCGGCTTCTACGTCACCAACTTCAACTCGGTCGGTTCGTCCATCACCTGGAAGATGGAGGACGTCCCGGCGGGCGGCAAGTACACGCTGTACGTCATCTACGGCGTCCCGGGCAAGAAGGCCGACGCCACCCTCTCGATCAACGGCACGGCCCAGACACGCCCGCTCAACCTGGACAACTTCGCGAAGGCGCCCGAGGGCGACTACGAGAAGGGCTGGACGAACACCTACGCGTCCATCCAGCTCAACAAGGGCAGCAACGAGGTCAAGATCTCGTGCGAGGACGGCAACTCCTGCGACGTCAACTTCGACCAGCTGTACCTGGAGAAGGGCTGGAAGTGA
- a CDS encoding 1-phosphofructokinase, producing MILTVTLNTALDITYRVRELRPHATHRVTEVIERPGGKGLNVARVLAALGHEVTVTGFTGGATGRAVQDRLTHTPGVVDALMPVRGTTRRTVAVADASGDTTQLNEPGPLITPAEWSAFQEAYAELLRSASVVALCGSLPPGVPVGAYATLIRTARTLSVPVLLDTSGEPLRRGVAARPDLVKPNADELAELTGSHEPSRATQDARRRGARAVVASLGPDGLLAHTPEGQWRATPPRRFHGNPTGAGDSAVAGLLSSLADHLPWPARLARAVALSAATVLTPVAGEFDRQAYEELVGQVRVTGEVTAA from the coding sequence GTGATCCTCACGGTCACGCTGAACACCGCTCTCGACATCACCTATCGCGTACGCGAGTTGCGACCGCACGCCACGCACCGGGTGACCGAGGTGATCGAACGGCCCGGCGGCAAGGGCCTGAACGTGGCCCGGGTGCTCGCGGCGCTCGGCCACGAGGTGACGGTCACCGGCTTCACCGGCGGCGCGACGGGCCGCGCCGTGCAGGACCGGCTCACGCACACACCGGGTGTGGTGGACGCGCTGATGCCGGTACGGGGCACCACACGGCGGACGGTCGCCGTGGCCGACGCGAGCGGTGACACGACTCAGCTCAACGAACCCGGCCCGCTCATCACCCCCGCCGAGTGGTCGGCGTTCCAGGAGGCGTACGCCGAACTGCTGCGCTCCGCCTCGGTGGTGGCCCTGTGCGGCAGCCTGCCGCCGGGGGTGCCGGTGGGCGCGTACGCGACCCTGATCCGCACCGCCCGCACACTCTCCGTCCCCGTCCTGCTGGACACCAGCGGTGAACCACTGCGGCGCGGGGTGGCCGCCCGGCCCGACCTCGTGAAACCGAACGCCGACGAACTGGCCGAACTCACCGGCTCCCACGAGCCGTCCCGCGCGACCCAGGACGCCCGCCGCCGCGGCGCACGGGCGGTCGTCGCCTCCCTCGGCCCGGACGGCCTCCTCGCCCACACCCCCGAGGGCCAGTGGCGCGCCACCCCACCCCGCCGCTTCCACGGCAACCCCACCGGCGCGGGCGACTCAGCGGTGGCCGGCCTCCTGTCATCCCTGGCCGACCACCTCCCCTGGCCCGCCCGCCTCGCCCGAGCCGTGGCCCTGTCAGCGGCGACGGTACTCACCCCGGTGGCGGGCGAGTTCGACCGCCAGGCGTACGAGGAGTTGGTGGGGCAGGTGAGGGTGACGGGGGAGGTCACGGCGGCGTGA
- the nagA gene encoding N-acetylglucosamine-6-phosphate deacetylase: MPPALSDTGALEGARGTARPAPTHSQPPNASQPYVLDGANVVLPTGTVKNGRLVIAGDRIAAAAPENAPTIDIGGYWALPGFVDLHNHGGGGASFTSGTVDDVLHGIRTHRLHGTTTLVASTVTGDMDGLARRAGLLSELAEQGDIAGIHFEGPFISPCRKGAHAEELLRDPDPAEVRKLIDAARGRASMVTLATELPGGLDSVRLLAEHGVIAAIGHTDATYEQTVRAIDAGATVATHLFNAMPPLGHREPGPIAALLEDERITVELINDGTHLHPASLQLAFRHAGAARVAFITDAMDAAGFGDGLYALGPLAVEVVDGVARLVEGGSIAGSTLTQDRALKRAVTVDRIPVEDAVAALSANPARLLGLHDRVGSLEPGKDADLVLLDADFDLKGVLRKGEWVVDPFGGPN; encoded by the coding sequence ATGCCCCCCGCACTGTCCGACACCGGCGCCCTGGAAGGGGCGCGGGGAACCGCGCGACCAGCCCCCACGCACTCTCAGCCGCCGAACGCGTCGCAGCCGTACGTCCTGGACGGCGCCAACGTCGTCCTTCCCACCGGCACGGTGAAGAACGGCCGTCTCGTCATCGCCGGCGACAGGATCGCCGCCGCCGCTCCCGAGAACGCCCCCACCATCGACATCGGCGGCTACTGGGCGCTCCCCGGATTCGTCGACCTCCACAACCACGGCGGCGGCGGAGCCTCCTTCACCTCCGGCACCGTGGACGACGTGCTCCACGGCATCCGCACCCACCGCCTCCACGGCACCACCACCCTCGTCGCCTCCACCGTCACCGGCGACATGGACGGCCTCGCCCGGCGCGCGGGCCTCCTCTCCGAACTCGCCGAGCAGGGCGACATCGCGGGCATCCACTTCGAGGGCCCGTTCATCTCCCCCTGCCGCAAGGGCGCGCATGCGGAGGAGCTGCTCCGCGACCCCGACCCGGCGGAGGTCCGCAAACTGATCGACGCGGCGCGCGGCCGGGCGAGCATGGTCACCCTCGCGACCGAACTCCCGGGCGGCCTCGACTCCGTACGCCTCCTCGCCGAGCACGGCGTCATCGCGGCGATCGGGCACACGGACGCGACGTACGAGCAGACGGTGCGGGCCATCGACGCGGGCGCGACCGTGGCGACCCATCTCTTCAACGCGATGCCGCCGCTGGGCCACCGTGAGCCCGGCCCGATCGCGGCGTTGCTGGAGGACGAGCGGATCACCGTCGAGCTGATCAACGACGGAACCCATCTCCACCCCGCCTCCCTCCAGCTGGCGTTCCGTCACGCGGGCGCCGCCCGGGTCGCGTTCATCACCGACGCCATGGACGCGGCCGGCTTCGGCGACGGCCTCTACGCGCTCGGCCCGCTGGCGGTGGAGGTCGTGGACGGGGTGGCCCGGCTGGTGGAGGGCGGCTCGATCGCGGGCTCGACCCTGACCCAGGACCGCGCCCTCAAGCGCGCCGTCACCGTCGACCGCATCCCCGTCGAGGACGCCGTCGCCGCGCTCTCCGCCAACCCGGCCAGGCTCCTCGGCCTCCACGACCGCGTCGGCTCCCTGGAGCCCGGCAAGGACGCCGACCTCGTCCTCCTCGACGCGGACTTCGACCTCAAGGGTGTGCTGCGCAAGGGCGAGTGGGTGGTCGACCCCTTCGGCGGTCCCAACTGA
- a CDS encoding ROK family protein gives MGRRATLFPVRHVIALDVGGTGMKAALVGAEGELLHQARRATGRERGPDAVVASILDFAAELRAYGERHLGEPAVAAGVAVPGIVDSGRGIAVYAANLGWRDVPLRALLTERLAGVPVALGHDVRTGGLAEGRVGAGQGADRFLFVALGTGIAGAIGVDGRVEAGAHGFAGEIGHIVVRPGGTPCPCGQHGCLERFASAAAVSQAWAEASGDPEADAADCAKAVESGDPRARSVWQDAVDALADGLVTALTLLDPRTLILGGGLAEAGETLFTPLRAAVAHRVTFQKVPTIVPAALGDTAGCRGAGLMAWDLLTPTQAPSEVAN, from the coding sequence ATGGGTCGAAGGGCCACACTGTTCCCCGTGAGACATGTCATCGCCCTCGATGTGGGCGGCACCGGGATGAAGGCCGCACTGGTCGGGGCCGAAGGCGAGCTGCTGCACCAGGCGCGCCGGGCGACCGGCCGCGAGCGCGGGCCGGACGCCGTCGTCGCGTCGATCCTCGACTTCGCCGCCGAGCTGCGCGCGTACGGCGAGCGGCACCTCGGCGAGCCCGCGGTCGCCGCCGGGGTCGCCGTGCCCGGCATCGTCGACTCCGGCCGGGGCATCGCCGTCTACGCCGCCAACCTCGGCTGGCGCGACGTCCCGCTGCGCGCGCTCCTCACCGAGCGTCTGGCCGGGGTCCCGGTCGCCCTCGGCCACGATGTGCGCACCGGGGGGCTCGCGGAGGGGCGCGTGGGCGCGGGCCAGGGCGCGGACCGCTTTCTCTTCGTGGCGCTCGGCACCGGGATCGCCGGCGCGATCGGCGTCGACGGCCGGGTGGAGGCGGGCGCCCACGGCTTCGCGGGCGAGATCGGCCATATCGTCGTACGGCCCGGGGGCACCCCGTGTCCGTGCGGGCAGCACGGCTGTCTGGAGCGGTTCGCCTCCGCGGCGGCCGTCAGCCAGGCCTGGGCGGAGGCCTCCGGCGACCCGGAGGCCGACGCGGCGGACTGCGCCAAGGCCGTCGAATCGGGCGACCCGCGGGCGCGGAGCGTCTGGCAGGACGCCGTCGACGCCCTCGCCGACGGCCTGGTCACCGCCCTCACGCTCCTCGACCCCCGCACGCTCATCCTCGGCGGCGGCCTGGCGGAGGCCGGTGAAACCCTGTTCACCCCCCTGCGCGCCGCCGTCGCACACCGGGTCACCTTCCAGAAGGTCCCCACCATCGTCCCGGCCGCCCTCGGAGACACCGCGGGCTGCCGGGGCGCGGGCCTCATGGCCTGGGACCTCCTCACCCCCACGCAGGCCCCTTCGGAGGTAGCCAACTGA
- a CDS encoding ABC transporter substrate-binding protein produces the protein MATLAGCGASEAKGPGVTLKLVAADYGDSRANSSRKYWDAVVKAYEKKTPGVDVDVTVYSWNDVDRKIKEMVAAGDAPDIAQAGTYADYASADRLYEVDDLLSIPVQAGFLPRLADAGKVRRVAYGMPFAASTRVLFYNKKLFAEAGVDGAPRSWSELAADAEALGEAGVETPYALPLGPEEAQAETMQWLLSGGAGYTDDVGTYRIDSDENVRTFTWLKDKLVDKGLTGPTAPAELNRAEAFSAFARGEVGMLNGHPSLMRLAADQGVEYGTVAMPGYDGREHATMGVADWMMAFKQNGHGEEIGDFLDFVYSDANVLDFSREYDLLPVTASASEEMAASAGDAGLAPFLDALPDATLYPVGKTSWADVSAAVKEQIGRAVRPGVKPGVVLGQLQQTAAVADRG, from the coding sequence ATGGCGACGCTTGCGGGCTGCGGCGCCTCGGAGGCGAAGGGCCCCGGCGTCACCCTCAAACTGGTCGCCGCCGACTACGGAGACTCCCGGGCGAACAGCTCCCGGAAGTACTGGGACGCGGTCGTGAAGGCCTACGAGAAGAAGACCCCGGGTGTCGATGTCGACGTCACCGTCTACTCCTGGAACGACGTCGACCGCAAGATCAAGGAGATGGTCGCCGCCGGTGACGCGCCCGACATCGCGCAGGCCGGCACCTACGCCGACTACGCCTCGGCCGACCGGCTCTACGAGGTCGACGACCTGCTCTCCATCCCGGTCCAGGCCGGGTTCCTGCCCCGGCTCGCCGACGCCGGCAAGGTACGGCGGGTCGCGTACGGGATGCCGTTCGCGGCGTCCACGCGCGTCCTCTTCTACAACAAGAAGCTCTTCGCCGAGGCGGGCGTCGACGGCGCCCCGCGCAGCTGGAGCGAGCTGGCGGCCGACGCCGAGGCCCTCGGCGAGGCCGGTGTCGAGACCCCGTACGCGCTGCCGCTCGGGCCCGAGGAGGCCCAGGCCGAGACCATGCAGTGGCTGCTCAGCGGCGGCGCGGGCTACACCGACGACGTCGGCACCTACCGGATCGACTCCGACGAGAACGTACGGACCTTCACCTGGCTGAAGGACAAGCTCGTCGACAAGGGCCTCACCGGGCCCACGGCCCCCGCCGAGCTGAACCGCGCCGAGGCGTTCTCGGCGTTCGCGCGCGGCGAGGTCGGCATGCTCAACGGGCACCCCAGCCTGATGCGTCTCGCGGCCGACCAGGGGGTGGAGTACGGGACTGTCGCGATGCCCGGGTACGACGGGCGGGAGCACGCGACGATGGGGGTGGCCGACTGGATGATGGCCTTCAAGCAGAACGGCCACGGGGAGGAGATCGGGGACTTCCTCGACTTCGTCTACAGCGACGCGAACGTCCTCGACTTCTCCCGTGAGTACGACCTGCTGCCGGTCACCGCGTCCGCGTCGGAGGAGATGGCGGCGTCCGCGGGCGACGCGGGGCTCGCGCCGTTCCTCGACGCGTTGCCCGACGCGACGCTGTATCCCGTCGGGAAGACGTCCTGGGCGGATGTCAGCGCGGCGGTCAAGGAGCAGATCGGGCGGGCGGTGCGGCCCGGGGTGAAGCCGGGGGTTGTGCTGGGGCAGTTGCAGCAGACGGCGGCGGTGGCGGATCGGGGCTGA
- a CDS encoding DUF3263 domain-containing protein — MDDLAPREQAILAVERQGWPGPGAKERAIRERLGIAPVRYYQLLNALLDDPRALAHDPVTVNRLRRVRDARRDER, encoded by the coding sequence ATGGACGATCTGGCCCCCCGTGAACAAGCCATCCTCGCCGTGGAGCGGCAGGGGTGGCCGGGGCCCGGGGCCAAGGAGCGGGCCATCCGGGAGCGGCTGGGGATCGCGCCCGTGCGGTACTACCAGCTGCTGAACGCCCTGCTGGACGACCCCCGCGCACTCGCCCACGACCCGGTCACCGTCAACCGGCTGAGACGCGTACGGGACGCCCGCCGGGACGAGCGATGA